The Bacillota bacterium genome includes the window GAATGTTCGGGTACTCTTGCCAGAGAAGCGTGTGTATGCTAAAATGAGGACGTCGACATTAACGATAACAGTGCCCGAGTGCTGGAACAGGCAGACAGGACGGTCTCAAAAACCGTTGTCCGTGAGGACGTGTCGGTTCGACCCCGACCTCGGGCACCAATTTAGCTGAACATGAGGAGACTCTTACGTTTACTGAAACGAAGGGTCTTTTTTGTTTAGCTGTTTAAGAGGTTGATTAAGAAGTCATAGGTTACAAGGCCACAGCATATACTCCGGCGAAGGCAGGAAAGGAGTGTGATGCTGTGTTAAGGCTGTTCCCAAACGCTATCAAAGTAAGGAGGTGGATAGAGTTAGGCCGGTCTACAGCCCTGGCTGGGATAATGGTGCTGATGCTGGCTTCTTCTGTTTTGGCCCATCATTCGGCATCTGCAGCGACAAAACTGGTGATAAACATTCCCAGTTATACGCTCAGTGTACTGGCCGGCGACAACGTAGTAAAAACGTATCCAGTGGCAGTGGGAAAGCCTTCCGCGCCGACGCCGGTGGGGAAGTTTCGGATAATCAGCAAGGTGGTAAATCCGACCTGGTATCCACCTGATGGCAGCAAACCGGTACCGCCTGGAGCAGACAACCCGCTGGGTCGCCGCTGGCTGGGCTTTTTGCCCAACGGCTACGGAATCCATGGAAACAACAACGCGAGTTCTATTGGCAAGGCGGTATCCTTGGGTTGTGTACGGATGCACAATGCCGATGTGGAAGAGTTGTTTGGCTGCATATCGTTGGGGACTGAACTTCAGATCAGGTACGAGACTAGCGACGTGGTGGTGGATCCTACAACCGGACAAACGCATCTGGTCTTTTACCCGGATATCTATAATCGCGGCTCCACAACAGTTGATTCGGTCAGGGAAAAGCTAAAAGCCTTTGGTTTGGCGGATTATTTTACCCGGGAATGTATTGGGGCGGCTATTGCCGGCACTAGGTCAGCTCCGGTTTTTGTTTGCCTAGGAATGAAGGTTCAAGCGGGTAAAAGAGAGCTGATTATTGAGACTGTGATTGAAAATGGGGAGACGTTGGTGGCAGCACGCCCCGTCTTAGAGGCTTTCAACCTGCCTGTGAGTTGGGATCCTCAAAGACGAGAGGTGGTATCCGGTCCGGCTGTGTTACCGGCGTACGTGAAAGCAGGGCAGTCGTTTGTACATTTAGGCGATTTAGAAAAGCAACTAGGTATTAGGAGTCATTGGTATGAACCGGAACAAATGCTGAAACTGTCTGTGTGGCTGATCACAATGGAAAAGCTGGAATTGGCCGGCGGGGCTTGGGCCGATGAGGAAGGAATTTGGTTACCCGTGGC containing:
- a CDS encoding L,D-transpeptidase family protein, whose amino-acid sequence is MLRLFPNAIKVRRWIELGRSTALAGIMVLMLASSVLAHHSASAATKLVINIPSYTLSVLAGDNVVKTYPVAVGKPSAPTPVGKFRIISKVVNPTWYPPDGSKPVPPGADNPLGRRWLGFLPNGYGIHGNNNASSIGKAVSLGCVRMHNADVEELFGCISLGTELQIRYETSDVVVDPTTGQTHLVFYPDIYNRGSTTVDSVREKLKAFGLADYFTRECIGAAIAGTRSAPVFVCLGMKVQAGKRELIIETVIENGETLVAARPVLEAFNLPVSWDPQRREVVSGPAVLPAYVKAGQSFVHLGDLEKQLGIRSHWYEPEQMLKLSVWLITMEKLELAGGAWADEEGIWLPVASITQAWEEIAVATLPERAAVVDSQGTEWPGKLVGGELYVSAETLTEILPVNVIILSDKKQIEIVRTAQTPLNEQGLVPVDSHSDIYFQEQEFDPAKLN